AGGTTCAGTTCTTCTGCCCGGAGTTGAAATAGGAGAAGATGCCCTTGTAGCAGCCGGCTCAGTAGTAACAAAAAATGTCCCCCCCAGAATGATAGTCCTGGGAGCTCCTGCAAGGATTTGGAAAGAAGTATCAAAGGAACAGTTGTTAGAAGAGCAGATATACTATGAAAAGTAAGGTGCTCAGTAATGGCTAATCTTTTGCCCTTAGTTCAGTAATGTTTAAAAAAATCGTTTAACAATAGTATGACCATTAATAAAAAACAATAGCTTGCCAATTGCTCGCCTAGCGCTTGCCAATTGCTTGCCAAAATCCCGGGGGGATTTTAACCATGCACAAAGTAGCTTTAGCCGGATGCGGTCGTATCAGTAAAAACCATATTGAATCACTGCTTAAACTGAGGGAAGAAGGAATTGCAGAGATCGTATCCTGCTGTGATGTTATCCCGGAAAGGGCGCGGGAAGCGGCAGAGAAGATCGGCAACGGATGCAAGCCTTACACCGATTACTCACAGATGCTGAAAGAAACTGAGGCTGATCTTGTAACTCTCTGCACCCCTTCCGGCCTTCATCCATATCAGGTGATAGAGGCAGCACAATCTGGCAAAAACATCCTTTCTGAGAAACCGCAGGGATGTTGTCTTGAAGCATGCGACAAGGCAATAGAAGCGGCTGAAAAAGCCGGGGTCAAATACATGGTCGTGAAACAGAACCGATTTAATCCAAGCATTCAATTGCTTAGAAAAGCCTTTGAAAAAGGCAGATTTGGCAAAGTATACATGATACTGGCAAACGTCTTGTGGACACGCCCCCAGGATTATTACGACATGGCAAAGTGGCGGGGGACTTATGAGCTTGACGGAGGA
The genomic region above belongs to Synergistaceae bacterium DZ-S4 and contains:
- a CDS encoding Gfo/Idh/MocA family oxidoreductase; this translates as MHKVALAGCGRISKNHIESLLKLREEGIAEIVSCCDVIPERAREAAEKIGNGCKPYTDYSQMLKETEADLVTLCTPSGLHPYQVIEAAQSGKNILSEKPQGCCLEACDKAIEAAEKAGVKYMVVKQNRFNPSIQLLRKAFEKGRFGKVYMILANVLWTRPQDYYDMAKWRGTYELDGGCLSNQASHYVDLVQWFGGDFTDVSAQYSTQKIKMEAEDTISVAIKFATGAIGSINATVLTYPKNLEGSLTILGEKGTVRVGGFALNKIEHWEFADEDPMDEEARRADTAPPSVYGFGHLPYYRHVFDVLDGKTEPMCTGREARKTVEIIMKAYDKD